One segment of Salmo trutta unplaced genomic scaffold, fSalTru1.1, whole genome shotgun sequence DNA contains the following:
- the LOC115187393 gene encoding uncharacterized protein LOC115187393 isoform X2 yields the protein MGNSQTKPGSYDLSGECKAMMLSVKENNESAEPDIKMMKSILNHYGRSDHGVWSGSSANCNQSEVDKDTTEYKANRVPACINDMLIAYPAMSDFVALMDNCGTDMIVYICEVLEKTDTEKEHLYDLFVKANAKMVEGTYTDDEDNKYIKEVMVIESTLKKLLYLGKKNNT from the exons ATGGGGAACTCTCAGACG AAGCCTGGGAGTTATGACCTGAGTGGAGAATGCAAAGCTATGATGCTGTCTGTCAAAGAGAACAACGAGAGTGCTGAGCctgacatcaaaatgatgaaatcgATTTTAAATCATTACG GCAGGTCTGATCATGGGGTCTGGTCTGGTTCTTCTGCTAACTGTAACCAGTCAGAGGTTGACAAGGACACAACAGAATACAAAGCCAATCGAGTTCCAGCATGTATCAATGACATGCTAATTGCATACCCAGCTATGTCGG ATTTTGTGGCCTTGATGGATAATTGTGGTACAGACATGATTGTGTACATTTGTGAGGTGCTAGAGAAAACTGATACAGAGAAAGAACATCTCTACGACCTATTTGTGAAG GCCAATGCAAAAATGGTGGAGGGAACCTACACTGACGATGAAGACAATAAATACATAAAAGAAGTTATGGTTATCGAATCAACTCTCAAGAAGCTCCTTTACCTaggaaaaaaaaacaacacttaA
- the LOC115187393 gene encoding caspase-14 isoform X1, with amino-acid sequence MGNSQTKPGSYDLSGECKAMMLSVKENNESAEPDIKMMKSILNHYGITSCEFVSVITAKEMHDEVISFRNHIQSSLSDISCVLVVISSHGDRDVIIGADNTSLAVKDIIQPFGDEQCLKMKGKPKVFLIGACRGGRSDHGVWSGSSANCNQSEVDKDTTEYKANRVPACINDMLIAYPAMSDFVALMDNCGTDMIVYICEVLEKTDTEKEHLYDLFVKANAKMVEGTYTDDEDNKYIKEVMVIESTLKKLLYLGKKNNT; translated from the exons ATGGGGAACTCTCAGACG AAGCCTGGGAGTTATGACCTGAGTGGAGAATGCAAAGCTATGATGCTGTCTGTCAAAGAGAACAACGAGAGTGCTGAGCctgacatcaaaatgatgaaatcgATTTTAAATCATTACGGTATTACTTCGTGTGAATTTGTATCTGTCATAACAGCCAAG GAAATGCATGATGAGGTGATATCCTTTAGAAACCACATCCAAAGCAGTTTAAGCGATATCAGCTGTGTGTTGGTGGTGATCAGCTCCCATGGAGACCGGGATGTCATCATAGGTGCAGATAACACAAGTCTGGCAGTGAAAGATATAATTCAGCCGTTTGGAGATGAGCAGTGTCTCAAGATGAAAGGGAAGCCTAAGGTCTTTCTCATAGGAGCCTGCAGAGGAG GCAGGTCTGATCATGGGGTCTGGTCTGGTTCTTCTGCTAACTGTAACCAGTCAGAGGTTGACAAGGACACAACAGAATACAAAGCCAATCGAGTTCCAGCATGTATCAATGACATGCTAATTGCATACCCAGCTATGTCGG ATTTTGTGGCCTTGATGGATAATTGTGGTACAGACATGATTGTGTACATTTGTGAGGTGCTAGAGAAAACTGATACAGAGAAAGAACATCTCTACGACCTATTTGTGAAG GCCAATGCAAAAATGGTGGAGGGAACCTACACTGACGATGAAGACAATAAATACATAAAAGAAGTTATGGTTATCGAATCAACTCTCAAGAAGCTCCTTTACCTaggaaaaaaaaacaacacttaA
- the LOC115187398 gene encoding caspase-14-like isoform X1 has product MEFILADCKLEMYTIRSGKAFLLCDETREGSEHDVKIIERLFQTNGFENPTVSKAENKEAVMTEFRRFRDQLTGDVGCLMVVIMCHGRLGHISLSNGEEIQLETIYQLFNNSQCPALREKPKLFVVQACRGEKLHYEHPQIDGNIMNSCNFVRELLPTESDVMVVYAVCPDKLAIRHKDHGCPMFVKMSEVFENENTHLHIYELFTQVNRRLDEIIPDFAGWEADSTKLPEQGKIGNSLHIVSSLTKKWYLK; this is encoded by the exons ATGGAGTTTATACTGGCAGACTGTAAATTGGAGATGTACACGATTCGCTCCGGTAAAGCCTTCCTGCTTTGTGACGAGACTAGAGAAGGTTCCGAACATGATGTTAAAATAATTGAACGTTTATTTCAAACAAATGGGTTTGAAAACCCCACTGTGTCTAAAGCCGAAAATAAAGAG GCGGTGATGACTGAATTCAGGAGATTTCGAGACCAACTGACAGGTGACGTCGGTTGCCTCATGGTGGTGATCATGTGTCACGGTAGACTAGGACACATCTCTCTGTCTAATGGGGAGGAGATACAGCTGGAGACAATCTACCAGCTGTTTAACAACAGCCAGTGTCCAGCCCTCCGTGAGAAACCCAAGCTCTTCGTTGTACAGGCCTGTAGGGGAG AGAAGCTGCATTATGAACATCCTCAAATCGATGGAAATATCATGAATTCTTGTAATTTCGTGAGAGAGTTGCTTCCCACTGAGTCTGATGTCATGGTTGTATACGCTGTGTGTCCAG ACAAGCTAGCGATTAGACACAAGGACCATGGATGCCCAATGTTTGTGAAGATGAGCGAAGTGTTTGAGAATGAAAACACTCACCTCCACATATACGAGCTCTTCACCCAG GTGAACAGAAGGCTGGATGAAATCATTCCAGATTTTGCTGGATGGGAAGCTGATTCAACGAAGCTACCTGAACAGGGTAAAATAGGGAACTCTCTTCATATTGTGAGTTCTCTGACCAAAAAGTGGTACTTAAAATAA
- the LOC115187398 gene encoding caspase-14-like isoform X2 → MTEFRRFRDQLTGDVGCLMVVIMCHGRLGHISLSNGEEIQLETIYQLFNNSQCPALREKPKLFVVQACRGEKLHYEHPQIDGNIMNSCNFVRELLPTESDVMVVYAVCPDKLAIRHKDHGCPMFVKMSEVFENENTHLHIYELFTQVNRRLDEIIPDFAGWEADSTKLPEQGKIGNSLHIVSSLTKKWYLK, encoded by the exons ATGACTGAATTCAGGAGATTTCGAGACCAACTGACAGGTGACGTCGGTTGCCTCATGGTGGTGATCATGTGTCACGGTAGACTAGGACACATCTCTCTGTCTAATGGGGAGGAGATACAGCTGGAGACAATCTACCAGCTGTTTAACAACAGCCAGTGTCCAGCCCTCCGTGAGAAACCCAAGCTCTTCGTTGTACAGGCCTGTAGGGGAG AGAAGCTGCATTATGAACATCCTCAAATCGATGGAAATATCATGAATTCTTGTAATTTCGTGAGAGAGTTGCTTCCCACTGAGTCTGATGTCATGGTTGTATACGCTGTGTGTCCAG ACAAGCTAGCGATTAGACACAAGGACCATGGATGCCCAATGTTTGTGAAGATGAGCGAAGTGTTTGAGAATGAAAACACTCACCTCCACATATACGAGCTCTTCACCCAG GTGAACAGAAGGCTGGATGAAATCATTCCAGATTTTGCTGGATGGGAAGCTGATTCAACGAAGCTACCTGAACAGGGTAAAATAGGGAACTCTCTTCATATTGTGAGTTCTCTGACCAAAAAGTGGTACTTAAAATAA
- the LOC115187403 gene encoding caspase-14-like, protein MKQAVINFRNSINSSSENISCVFVVTSSHGHRDVIIGADKKMLSVKDIIEPFGDELCPKMKGKPKVFIIDACRGSNHDPGVHFDSAADEKRSKEALATQEYRSTRVPPCINDMLVAYAAMTDYVGMMNSTSGSHMINNISQVFSSPGAAEEHVYNLFVKANAKMVATPVDVTVDKGKPTQRTERRKIIMTMESTLRKTLYLRSPN, encoded by the exons ATGAAGCAGGCAGTAATAAACTTCAGAAACAGCATCAACAGTAGCAGCGAAAACATcagctgtgtgtttgtggtgaCTTCGTCTCACGGACACCGGGATGTCATCATAGGTGCAGATAAAAAGATGCTGTCAGTAAAAGATATAATCGAACCGTTTGGAGACGAGCTGTGTCCCAAGATGAAGGGGAAACCTAAGGTCTTCATCATAGATGCCTGCAGGGGGA GTAACCATGATCCTGGAGTTCACTTTGATTCTGCTGCTGATGAAAAACGATCAAAGGAAGCCCTGGCCACACAAGAGTACCGGTCCACTCGGGTGCCACCGTGCATCAATGACATGCTGGTTGCATATGCAGCCATGACAG ATTACGTGGGCATGATGAACAGCACCTCTGGTTCACATATGATTAACAACATTAGTCAAGTGTTTTCCTCACCTGGTGCAGCAGAAGAACACGTCTACAACTTGTTTGTGAAG GCCAACGCCAAGATGGTGGCAACACCCGTAGATGTCACAGTCGATAAAGGGAAGCCGACTCAAAGAACGGAACGTCGTAAAATAATTATGACAATGGAATCCACCCTCAGGAAAACCCTTTACTTGAGAAGTCCAAATTAA